The proteins below are encoded in one region of Desulfovibrio sp. X2:
- a CDS encoding PEP-CTERM sorting domain-containing protein, which translates to MTRKMIALAAAALAALLMQAAPAQANDITYYTTIYDTDFVTAGTGGMRNSGTGTITVSGVSGTFDQSYLWWHGPTNSTDPNANADVTVNGSAVTGTNIGFSQDNFWGFDNSQAYRANTSSIINGNGAYDLTNFTKGPDIQVNGAATAVFFNDGVSANNRDIVIFNGNDSNFASSYDPAGWDLTLNGIDYSGGTALLTLFVSDGQNFGTDDDGTLRINGTFLATGGLFQGDSLPGGTGPTGNGNLFDIKTYDITSYLSMGLNNLNLTLDAGFNDALSSVVAFINLPAGAAPPPPTATPEPASLLLIGSGLAGLVAARRRRSARS; encoded by the coding sequence ATGACACGCAAAATGATCGCCCTGGCGGCCGCCGCCCTGGCGGCCCTGCTCATGCAGGCCGCTCCTGCGCAGGCAAACGACATCACCTATTACACGACCATCTACGACACCGACTTCGTGACCGCCGGAACCGGCGGCATGCGCAACAGCGGGACCGGGACCATCACCGTGAGCGGCGTCTCCGGCACCTTCGACCAGTCCTACCTGTGGTGGCACGGGCCCACCAACTCCACCGACCCGAACGCCAACGCCGATGTCACCGTGAACGGCTCTGCCGTGACCGGCACGAACATCGGCTTCTCCCAGGACAACTTCTGGGGCTTCGACAACAGCCAGGCATACCGCGCCAACACCTCCTCGATCATCAACGGCAACGGCGCCTACGACCTGACGAACTTCACCAAGGGCCCCGACATCCAGGTCAACGGCGCCGCCACCGCGGTGTTCTTCAACGACGGCGTCTCGGCCAACAACCGCGACATCGTCATCTTCAACGGGAACGACTCGAACTTCGCCTCGAGCTACGATCCCGCGGGCTGGGACCTGACCCTGAACGGCATCGACTATTCGGGCGGCACCGCCCTGCTCACCCTCTTCGTCTCCGACGGCCAGAACTTCGGCACCGACGACGACGGCACGCTGCGCATCAACGGCACGTTCCTCGCCACGGGCGGCCTGTTCCAGGGCGACTCGCTGCCCGGCGGCACCGGCCCCACGGGCAACGGCAACCTCTTCGACATCAAGACCTACGACATCACGAGCTATCTGAGCATGGGCCTCAACAACCTCAACCTGACCCTGGACGCGGGCTTCAACGACGCCCTGAGTTCCGTGGTCGCCTTCATCAACCTGCCCGCCGGCGCCGCGCCCCCGCCGCCGACCGCCACCCCGG